The segment GCAACTTCAGGAGACAGACTTGAGTGATttgaaaaagtaaaataaaaataaaatttgtgGTGTTCTTTTGAAGGAAAAAGGCTTTGAGGTTCTTATCATCATGTCCCTCGCACTAATTTATTAATGCAGAGATTTGACATTTCTTTCCAAGATGTGGTTATATTTCCATCCTTCAGCAAATAGCCTCTTTTAATAATCTTTCCTTTCATTCCTCTTTTAGGGATATGGAGCCATGCTCAGTGAAGGTAGGGACCAAGTGGGTGTGGCCAGGTAGAAGCATTGTTCTCTCTTCAAAAGTCTAAAACTGGCAGATAACGTGAGGTTGGGGCCATGTTAAGCCAATGTTAAAGACAGACGCACAGCACTCCTCTAGAAGTGGTCAAGCGCAGTCtcgatggtccgaagggcctgtttccaagctgtgtcgctaaagtctaaagtcatccaTACTGACATCCCTCCTCAGGCTCCTGCAACTCTATCACTTTCAAAAACTCCCTCGGGATCAAACAGCTCTTTGCTCTGCTCATTGGGATAGATTCTGACTTTGTACAAATGTGTAAAATGGTTGATACTAAGCCAGCAGACTGATTAATATTCCCTGACTTTTATTTCCATCAACATCAATCAGAAGGATATAAAACAGCTGTCAACTCACTTATCATTCATTTTACACTATCCCACAAATCAAGGTTACCCCCACTAATTCATGTCATTACTCCTAATTAAGAATTTCCACGACCTCACCATACCTCATTCCCATCTTCTGTGAATGCCTGGTGAATATTAATATTGCTGCATAAATGCAACTTTATGTCATTTCTCTAACAGCGTGGTGTATACTAAACAGTAGTATATCATTGACAACCAGTTAAAGACATCAAGCTTATTATACCTCATTGAATTTCATAGAACTCAAACCTAATTCAAACATATTTCTGAGGAAATATAGAATGagtaaaagcttttgtttcattgACAGCATCCCTGCCTACACTCTTTCCAACAACTGTTATGTCAGGGTCCAAAACCTAGCTTGGAACAGAACAATAGTACAGCAAACGACCAGGAAAATTCCATCAAGAAGGAATTAATTATCTCTTGCCCTGTCCTCCAACCTAGAGTTTATGCATGGGACCACATTTCACTGCCAACAATACAGAGATTGGCCTGGGCCAATGCTCAGAATTAAAATCAATCTAAAAGCAATAGTCTATTGTAATTCTGCCTCGACCAATGAGGTAACGATTAAAAAAACTCGATCCAGTCCAGTGAAGGAGTTAAAtaaataagttttttttaaattcccaaaGTTGACAAAATTCACTATTATAGCAGGTAGGCCACAGCTAATTGAGGAGAAGACTATTTCTAACAGACTGGGTTTTTCGATTTTCATCACTTATTGCTTCCAGCTCTCCCTGGCTCCTGATTCTCATGCGATTAGGGAATTGATTTCAGAGGAAGAGAAGCAACATTTTGGGGCTAAAGTTTCTGGTGTGGGAATGGAAACCATTACTTTGTGATTCAGGAGTAAGAAGGCCACCATTCATCTACAGATGGCATTAGTACCTTGCGTACTTCCAATTTCATTGTTCCTCCACGGTTCCACAGCAGTTATAAAATACTACTCTTGATTATTACTTGAAGAGAGAAACAAATGTAGCACTTCAGCTGGATTTTCTCTTCCCTTTTCTTTTCTCTGCATGTTGAagcttctgatgaaaggtcattgacctgaaacattaactctgtaccTGCCATACATGTTGCCTGATTTATTGAGATTTTCTAATCTTTTCCACtttatttcggatttccagcatgtgcagcaTTTTGCTTTCTTAGGTTCATGTTGGTTGACTTAACACTTGCCTCTTCCCTCTACCATGCATTAGACCActcactccatcccaccccctttCTAAATATTGTCATTTTTGGCTAGAATCCTTTGCCTGAAATTCATTTATGTTCCATTTTGCTTCTTCAGTCAATGTCCTCCTTAAAATTTATATTCTCCTCTCTTATTTTTCTTATTCATAGTTTGTAGCGGTTTCCCCTTTTGTCCCTGTTTACAGTGGCGATGCTATAAATGCAAGTTGTGTTGGCATGGTACGACATGGACTGCTTGCATTGCGCACTCAAAAATTGCACCAGTTGTTGACATTCTATAAACTAAAGTACATACATATATAAAATGCGGGACTTGAAGCTTTCTCAACACGTTATAAAACTTCTGCAAATCTTACAATTGCTGGAATTATTTTTCCGGCTCATTCTGCTATTAATGCAGATTTTACAAAAATAATTCAACTGAAATCATAGAAAATCATTGCACTTTAAATACTCAACTACAGCATTATTTGTTGAAGCAGTAAGTATTTTCTTTCTTTAATCAATCATTTTCAACCAAACCAAACGAGTTTGTGTATCCTCCTGCAAAAAAAGTTAGTGAAGTTCTAAACTGCTCTCATGATATTTTCAAAGGCTAACTGTTGCCAACTAGTGTTTTAATATTCTAAGTGCACCCTTGTAAGTGCCTGAAAGAGTGCCGAGATCAAAAATTCATGTGAATGTCTGATCCCATAGGCAAGGAAATACTTATGTGGTCATTAAAActctttcagattttttttaaaacagagccACTTCATTTGAGTGCATGACTAATTGGAACTCTATTGATAATTTCAATGGAGTCAATCAGCAGCAGCACCCCTGTCAAGCCTGTACACAGATAAGAGACTATTCAATGAAGCCTAAAAGGCTACATTACAAAAAGGGCATCAGGACTAATATCAAAATGAGCATCCCTTAACCACACCACGCCCTTTCATCTGCAAAGTATTCAGCATTGTAAACGTAACAGGAAATTGATTATATTTTTAACTTTTCACCGGGATATCTGAATAGCATTAATGTTTAATATCGGCATTGCTAAATTACATTAAATCTTTATAGTTGGGCATTTAAATGGATTACCCTTTACACCGGCTCCACTAAATGGTCCAAACCATTACCCTGGACCTTAAATGGCATTACCTCTGTACAACTAGGCCACTCAAAGGTATTAATCCTTACATTGGTACCTCTAAATACATTGAGTATTGCAGAGCACTCTTATTCCGGGAATTCGAAATATTCCTTTACTGGTAAATCAGGCCATGGAACTTGAACTGTTGAGTGCAGATGAACTGTGATGCAGATGAATAGGTCTCTCCCTATTTTGCTCATGTGATTGTTTTACTAGCATTCTAGCTTCAGGATAAATTTATACCATTGATGTTAAGCAAAGTTGTTTCACAGCAGTTCCATCGGAGATAGTGTAAATCCACGTTGTTTAATATTCCCTTAACTCCCATTGTCTTACAACTGGTTTGATGCTGGCTGCTCAGGCAGAGAGCAGAGGTTGAAGTTCCCAGCAGACATGAAGAGCTTGCTGAATAGATGGTGGTTGGGAAACGATCCTTTTCGTTCAATCTTGCACTGCAGAAATCCTTGGAACAAGCTAAGAATTAGAATGCAGCCCTTCCTCTTTGGGGAAGGCTTGCAGCTGAAGCTCAAAGTCACGGTTCTGGCATCTGAGTAACTTTGAATTCACAGTGTTGCCCACTCATGGTTATTACATCAAAGTGGCCTAACAGCTGTTTCAATATTGCAATTGCTCTCCAAATCTGACCTGCCTTTATATACTTTTGCAAAACTCCAGAGTTCCAAAGCAAAGCTTCTAAAGCACGATGGAGTGGATGCTGTAATTTATTCATTGTCAGCAAGTGGGAATCACTGTTAAAATGGGCATTTATTGCTCACCATTTACTGCCCATGAGAAGGGGACTGTGAGCTACTCTCGATAACCTTTGTTATTCTGTGCTGCTCTGCTCTTAacattccaggaaggatgtggagaggtggatgtggagaggtggatgtggagaggtggatgtggagaggtggatgtggagaggtggatgtggagaggtggatgtggagaggtggatgtggagaggtggatgtggagaggtggaTGTGGAGGATGTGGTGCACATGTgggtttagagagggtgcagaggttcaCCAGACTCTTGCCTGGATTTGAGAGTGTTAGCtagaaagagaggttggacaatcgTGGATTATCTTCTCCAGAGTGTTGGACGCTGAGAGACCTCTAATGGGTTTATAAGATTATAcgtggcacagatagggtagatagagtcttttcccagggtggacatgTCAAATACTAAAGATCATATCTTTAAGGTGAAAATGGTGacattttaaaagagatttaCGAACCAAGATTTTAcatagagtggtaggtgcctggaacactgccATAGGAGGTCgtgaaagcagatacgatagcaatATTTCAGAAGCAGGTACGTGAACagacagggaacggagggatgtgCACTAAGTGCAGGCctttgggattagtttaaatcggCATCGAGGTGGACatgtctaaagggcctgttcctgtgctggactgttctacattctacattCGATGTTCTATGTCCTGGGGCCATTTTTTCTGCACTCTTTTATCTATTGGCATTGAGATATCTGTTTTAACTTCACTTTCCACCTCCCTGATGGAGAGTTGCCCATCTGCTCTTCTGCCTCCCACGTTACTGGCAATGGGAAAACACAACAGCAGCAacacacaagactgcagatgctggaacctggagctagaaacaaagtgctggggaaactcaatgcgtcaggcagcatttgtggagggaaatggacagacaacgtttcaggtcgagagaccCTTTGTCACTGGATACACTCCGCACCTGGATAAAAGGTCCCAACCCCACAATTGTGTAGAAAAAAAGCAGCTTTCTTGATCTGCATCCCATCCACCATCTTAAATACTTGCTCCCTTCATCACTTGGTTGATGTCTCGTTCACCTGGCCATAACTGTTATGCAATGACTATATAcagcaacacaaggaactgcagatgctggaatcttgagcataaacGCAAACTGCtaaagaaactcagcaggtcagcaggtcaaacagcatttgtggagggaaatggacaggcgaatgtcaggtcaggaccctttgtcagactcatGAAATCAAACCGGTCTCCCATGCCACACCTATGATATGTTGCACACAACTGCAATTAGAATGGATATGAGAAGAAATCTCTttagacaaagggtggtgaatctgtggaattcattgccatcgatggctgtggaggccaagtcattgggtatttttaaatcggagaatGATAGGTAAAAGGTTCTAGATTAGTAATGATGTCAAcgatactgggagaaggcaggggaatggggttgagagggaaaatagatcagccatgattgaatggtagagcctCATTGAATGAGGCCGAgtagcctcattctgctcctatgtcctatGGACATACCCATGGTAATGTTGGTGAATTGCCTTATTGAATTCAGGCATGCAAGTTTAATTGACTGGGATGTTGACTGGAAAATAACCTTTGAACTGGTGGCCATTTTGCATCTGTGTGCTCtgcaccacagattcaccaccctttggctaaaaaATATTGGCTCTATCTCCTGCTGTGCTCTGGTCTGAGACGTGAATCTTGAACAAGGTATGGCCACTTGTCGTGTGATCAAAAGCTGTACTTTGTACGCGTTAAAAGTCCTTGAGGCCTTGTATTCAAAGGACAGCACTAAATACTGAATAATGATGGAGTACTGCTGCCTGGCTACGCTGGGAAAAAAATATTAAGGGAATTCACCATCCAAAGACAGAATCAATTAACTTGTTTAGTGAAAGCATTTTGCATAGAAATAAGAGACCTAGGGGAGCGAAGAACACTTGCCATGTTTACACACTGACCAGCCTTCCATTTATGATTCAGGCCTTGATTATTTGCATAATTGTTTCCAGTTAAGTAAAAGATTGATTTGACATTGGTAACTTATCATTGCTCGTGGGTTGATGTTAATATTCTTCAGGCGTACTGCACCGAGCATTTGGTTAGCAGAAATCTTGGCTGTATCTTCGATAATTTATTTCAACCATATGTTGTGTGTGGGAAGAGGAGCAGATTGTTGAAGCTGAGAGGATCAAGAGGATGCTGGACCTGGTGCCTGGGCCCAGACTTGGAGCAGTACCATCACTgcctgctcagccaacgggcccAGGTGGAGATTTGGTGCTTGGAATTTATCCGCAAACAGCCTTTCAGCTCCATTTGCCGATGCCCAGCGACTTCCTCAGGCACAGCTTCCATTTTGAACACCAGTCCTCCTTTTCCTTTCCAAAAATCTATTGCATTCATAATATGTGTGGTAAATGCAATACTCACAGGTCCTCCTCAACATCAATTCAAGAGCTATACGTGTTAAAAACGAACTGCAATTGTTGGTTTATATGAAAGATAgagccaaaatgctggagtagtttccAACCCAGCTGTAAGAGCATTAAATTGTCCaggtttaggtaacttctacaaacatctcccacccccccccccccccctcctatccctcttcctgccccttccccctcttcccgccccttcccctctcttcccgccccttcccccctcttcccgctccttcccccctcttcccgccccttcccccctcttcccgccccttccccctcttcctgccccttccccctcttcccgccccttcccccctcttcccgccccttcccctcttcccgccccttcccccctcttcctgccccttcccccctcttcccgccccttcccccctcttcctgccccttctcccctcttcctgccccttcccccatcttcccgccccatccccctcttcccgccccttcccccctcttcctgccccttcccccctcttcctgccccttcccccctcttcccgccccttcccccctcttcccgccccttcccccctcttcctgccccttctcccctcttcctgccccttcccccctcttcccgccccttccccctcttcccgccccttcccccctcttcctgccccttcccccatcttcccgccccttccccctcttcccgccccttcccctctcttcctgcccctttccccctcttcccgccccttcccccctcttcctgccccttcccccctcttcctgccccttcccccctcttcctccactAAATGTTCATTAACCAGTGCCATAGTTTGTAACGGGGTATCCCTTTTAGTCCGATCTCTTACCAACAATTGGCCTAAGAGAGAACCTCTTTGCCTGAGGTCAAATGTGGCTGGCCCCAATTTgcccttttttgttgttgtagtttccagtcccacccacccccccccctcccctcccctcccctccccccacaatcagtttgaagaagggtcccgacccgaaacgtcaccaatacattttctccacagatgccgcctgacccgttctGAGTTTCTCaagaattttgtatctatcaatTCAAGAGCACTTGTTACAGCTTCAGGGCAGTATTGATTGGAGAAGCCGACAgaaggggtggtgtggggtgatcAATTACTACTGTCACAGGTCTGGCCGCAAACATCCGTTTCTCTGGCTGCTTTGTCACAcagcacaggaagaatgtgcaaattctgcaCACACAGCATCAGAGTTCAGGATTGATCCTGTACGTCTGGAGGCTGCTGTAGCCATATTATCTGGGAAGAGCATTAATATACAGTAGAAGCTTGGTTATCTGACGTGTTACAGTTTGGCATATTTAAGTTGTTTGGCAGAGGGAAGAGACGTATCAATGGGGGAGCACGTGACCAATTCAGGGTCCACGTCATgaagtctgacctgttgagtgccaACATTTTCTGTTGGTGCTTTAACTTTCTGGTATCTGCAGTGTGTTGTTCCAACTTCAACGTGGAGCCTTGAATGCAAGCTCTACAAATCAGAAGTCTATTGATGTGAGCCTCCTTGTTTAATTATGCATAAAACGTTTTACCACAAGACCTTAAGGGCATTGAAAAGCACATCATGGTCAGTGAATATGCAGTACCTGTGGTCTGGCAGTAGATACTGAGCCTTCATTGCATAATGCCCCAAAGACAGTCTCATCAACAGTGCCATTCCCCTTCAGTCTTGAACTAAATTGTCAGCCTTTGCACTAAATTTCTCCAGCAAGACTTGAATAGTAAGGGAGAGGGCTCCAATTCCCAGACTAATAACTGAGCCACATTTCTCTATTTGAATTAACCACTGATAACACACAAGACTTCATATGAACTGATTTAATAATAAGAGGAAACAATCCAGCATGCCATTCATggctgtcacggtggcgcagcggtagagttgctgccttacaacgaatgcagcgccggagacccgggttcgatcctgactacgggtgctgtctgtatggagtctatatgttctccccgtgatccgcgtgggttttctccgagatcttcggtttcctcccacactccaaagacgtacaggcttttaggttaattggcttggtaaatattgtccctagtggatgtaggatagtgttaatgtgcggggatcgctgggcccgtttccacgctgtatctctaaaaaaaaatccctagGAAAAGTAGCAGCTGgtcgagcagctgcctcacagagacATGCCAGACGCTGGTCGAGCAGCGGCAGAGACATGAAttccatcctgactttgggtgccatctgtgcggagtttgcacattctccctgtgaccatgtgggtttcgtcCGGatccttcggcttcctcccacatcccaaaaacttgTGGGTTGAAGGGATCCCGGGAGCTCGGCAAGATGTGAGGGTTGTAATGTGTACTCCTGTGCCCATGGTCCATCCCAGTGACAGCAAAGCTCCAAGACGTGCGATGCGGGAGCGACCTTGGCTGCTTCAGCTCGTGCAGAAACGGCAAGAACTGCTCAGACTGGATCTTCAGAGGGATGCAAACCCTCGGAAATAATCACCAGTGAAATTCTCTCTTTCCAATAGTGTAGCAATGAGTTAAGGAGCGTTACTTCATCAAATTCGTAGACTGTGCCAAGACGCATTACCCAATCACTCTGCCAAAGGGTACATTTCTGGCAATTGTTtatccaatttttttttgttgaaatataaacagaacatTCTGAATGTGGTCAGAGTAGAAGAAGGTCGGATCAATATTTCAGATCGTTGAGCTCCCCCAGAAGCTGCCAAGTTATccacctttattcacaaaatgttggagtaactcagcaggtcaggcggcatctcaggagagaaggaatgggtgacgtttcgggtcgagacccttcttcagactgaagaagggtctcgacccgaaacgtcacccattccttctctcctgagatgttgcctgacctgctgagttgctccagcattttgtgaataaataccttcgatttgtaccagcatctgcagttattttcttacactaagttaTCAACCTTGGTCGACTCACCTCCTACCTCCTGCAGTTTCTGTTTTGGTTTACAACTTCCTCCATCTGCTGGGAATAACTCCATTAACTGCTCGAGTCTTATCAGAGTGCTGGTGTTAATTATGTGCTAATTATGTTATGTGGTCTGGACTGCTGTAGGGTTTGAGTCAAGGCAAGCCAAGCCGAGTCAGGTTTATTGTCATGCGCACAAGTACAGAGAGATACAGgcacaatgaaaaatcttgcttgcagttgCATCATCCCACTCCGATTTGGGAGCccaatagatttagattttagatttagagatacagcgcggaaacaggcccttcgcccaccgagtccgcgccgcccagcgatccccacacattaacactatcctacacacactagggacaatttttacatattacccagtcaattaacctacatacctgtatgtctttggagtgtgggaggaaaccgaagatctcggagaaaacccacgcaggtcacggggagaacgtacacactccgtacagacggcgcccgtagtcaggatcgaacctgagtctccggcgctgcattcgctgtaaggcagcaactctaccgctgcgccagcgtgtcGCCGGGAGGAATCACCCCTGAAAATAGTTATCACACTGAAGGTTTCCATGAATCTCTTGCTTGGCATTGACTAAGGAAGACTCTTAATCCATAACTATGTTGTGTTTGTGATCTGTTGCAGGAATCTGATGCCCAAAGCGCTTGATGGTCAGATTGTGATGGAGAAGACGCCCAGGTACTTTGTGACAGCTGAGGCACCAGCTCGCATTCACGCCATGTCCAAAGACACCAAGCTGATTGTGGTCGTGCGGGACCCCGTGACCAGAGCCATCTCAGACTATACCCAGATCATCTCGAAATCTGCGGACATCCCTGGCTTTGAAACTCTCACTTTCAAAAACAGGACTACAGGCCTGGTTGATGCGTCGTGGAGCCCATTATGGATTGGGATCTATGCCCAGCACTTAGAGAACTGGCTGCAGTATTTCCCCTTGTCCCAGATGCACTTTGTCAGTGGGGAAAAACTGATCACTGACCCAGCTGGTGAGCTGGGCAAAGTCCAAGACTTCCTGGGCCTGCAGAGGCTCATAACAGATGACCACTTCTTCTTCAACGAGACCAAGGGTTTCCCTTGCCTGAAGAAGCCGCAGGGCAATGGGAAACCTCACTGCCTGGGCAAAACAAAAGGCAGGATCCATCCCAACATCGACCCGGGGGTGGTCGAGAAACTGCGAGACTTCTACCGCCCTTTCAACAGGCATTTCTATCAAATGACTGGCCAGAACTTTGGCTGGGAGTGACATGAGGCCAGGGGAGGTGGGGATGTGGGCCATCGGGCGGAGTCAGTGACGACAAACCGAATGACGGCGGAAGCAGGGGAAGCCATCGGGTTGCCAACAGCCCAAGTCTGCATGTCGTCGAAGATGTAACACATCCATCTATAACCCGCAGGACCTGTGCTGGGCTCGCCTGCATTCTGCATCTGCTGCTTCACAGATCTTGAAGACGCCAAGAAAAACTGTGGACTTTTTCACTCAATATTTACTCAAATCT is part of the Rhinoraja longicauda isolate Sanriku21f chromosome 6, sRhiLon1.1, whole genome shotgun sequence genome and harbors:
- the hs3st3l gene encoding heparan sulfate (glucosamine) 3-O-sulfotransferase 3-like; amino-acid sequence: MACRTFHQRSPSTCGARLGRSLHKLLAMLSLFTLSLFCFYLLAGCCDSLPLEPALSRQGRPKRAVTVQPGEEETSSGSYTPAAGDGTGPETEPAARELNGTAKAGGRWWCALRRLPEALIIGVKKGGTRALLEFMRLHPAVRALGAEPHFFDRHYGKGLQWYRNLMPKALDGQIVMEKTPRYFVTAEAPARIHAMSKDTKLIVVVRDPVTRAISDYTQIISKSADIPGFETLTFKNRTTGLVDASWSPLWIGIYAQHLENWLQYFPLSQMHFVSGEKLITDPAGELGKVQDFLGLQRLITDDHFFFNETKGFPCLKKPQGNGKPHCLGKTKGRIHPNIDPGVVEKLRDFYRPFNRHFYQMTGQNFGWE